Proteins from a single region of Urocitellus parryii isolate mUroPar1 chromosome 4, mUroPar1.hap1, whole genome shotgun sequence:
- the LOC113175536 gene encoding stimulated by retinoic acid gene 6 protein-like gives MFTANARTRQLNGTCTSSVDMELFLHYSLIPSLFIILVLSLLQRREHCRQTDDTSYLLGNHFGIIVPLDFVGTFSNRWSYGIAFGATANKIMFLFSEGYQPLQVPQWAQAFVLLIGGFEVGLSFFPFFACLSSEFRLTSSILGFCYSLLWFVVTVLQISECPNGQFVGRYETLLFYWPSLLCLAFLLGRFLHMFVKALKAHLGWEPHAEEKPLLEAHQAEHVKQLLRKACPRERKKSWFQTRVYDWDPCFHFPSRMVGTIVLAFICLYLFIIIEFCMFVFVRDKLDVFEGKLESYVALMNETGTLTPVILQVKELISVSKGVWVATILPASLTSVSYLFHILACYRKHMKRLWAGDKHFLPLRFHNPSPSESVVAIARYSGWQIAYILWGYLIIHVMQSLCGLMIMYGLVLPVTHHRGLEMLRRLGLGILTISIILGLMILQMWIAASFFLQPKLGPGDKQKPLALNNRKAFHNFNYFLFFYNVLLGLGACLSRLLISCILGTWLIARIDRTIMQSGYEGADMGFSAWIGMLYVDHYHTNPVLVSFCHILITGHRERKLQKAIKYWCLDQSAGPRISARSRTRWRLLQTLINNPRLIMLRKSKSGHGSQEFTQILLTCSES, from the exons GACCAGGCAGCTAAATGGCACCTGCACAAGCTCAGTGGACATGGAGCTCTTTCTCCATTACTCCCTCATCCCATCA CTTTTCATCATTTTGGTCTTGTCCCTCCTACAAAGACGAGAGCACTGTAGACAGACAGACGACACCTCCTATCTCCTGGGGAACCACTTTGGAATCATCGT GCCTCTGGACTTCGTGGGGACTTTCAGTAACCGGTGGTCCTATGGAATCGCCTTTGGGGCCACAGCCAATAAGATCATGTTCTTGTTCTCAGAAGGCTACCAGCCCCTGCAGGTCCCGCAGTGGGCCCAAG CCTTTGTGCTTCTGATCGGAGGCTTCGAGGTCGGCCtgtccttcttccccttcttcgcCTGCCTCTCGTCCGAGTTCCGGCTGACCAGCTCCATCCTGGGCTTCTGCTACTCCCTGCTCTG GTTTGTTGTCACTGTTCTTCAAATCTCAGAGTGTCCCAATGGGCAG TTTGTGGGGAGGTACGAGACCCTGCTCTTCTACTGGCCCTCCCTGCTGTGCCTGGCTTTCTTGCTGGGCCGCTTCCTGCACATGTTCGTCAAGGCTCTGAAGGCCCACCTGGGCTGGGAGCCCCACGCG GAGGAAAAGCCCCTGCTGGAAGCTCACCAGGCCGAGCATGTCAAACAGCTCCTGAGGAAGGCCTGCCCACG agagaggaaaaagtcTTGGTTCCAAACCAGGGTATATGATTGGGACCCCTGTTTTCACTTCCCAAGCAGAATGGTTGGAACTATCGTCTTGGCTTTCATCTGCCTGTACCTT TTCATCATCATTGAGTTCTGCATGTTCGTGTTCGTGAGAGACAAGCTGGATGTGTTTGAAGGCAAGCTGGAGAGTTATGTGGCCTTAATGAATGAGACGGGGACCCTGACCCCAGTCATCTTGCAGGTGAAGGAGCTGATCAGCGTCTCCAAAG GAGTCTGGGTGGCTACCATTTTGCCTGCATCTCTCACGAGTGTGAGCTATCTGTTCCATATTTTGGCCTGTTACAG AAAACACATGAAGAGGCTGTGGGCAGGAGATAAACACTTTCTCCCTTTGCGGTTCCACAATCCTTCTCCGTCCGAGAGTGTG GTGGCCATTGCAAGGTACTCCGGCTGGCAGATAGCTTACATCCTGTGGG GCTACCTCATCATCCATGTGATGCAGAGCCTGTGTGGCCTGATGATCATGTATGGCCTGGTGCTGCCTGTCACCCACCACAGGGGCCTGGAGATGCTCCGAAGGCTGGGACTTGGGAT CCTCACCATCTCCATCATCTTGGGCCTCATGATCCTGCAGATGTGGATTGCCGCCAGCTTCTTCCTGCAGCCCAAGCTGGGCCCAGGGGACAAGCAGAAGCCCTTGGCTCTCAATAACAG GAAAGCCTTCCACAACTTCAACTATTTCCTGTTCTTCTACAACGTGCTGCTGGGCCTGGGCGCCTGCCTCTCCAGGTTGCTCATCAGTTGCATCCTGGGCACATGGCTGATTGCGCGCATCGACAGGACCATCATGCAGAGTGGCTATGAGGGAGCAGACATGG GGTTCAGCGCGTGGATCGGCATGCTCTATGTGGACCATTATCACACCAACCCCGTGCTCGTCAGCTTTTGCCACATCCTGATCACAGGCCACAGGGAGAGGAAGCTGCAGAAGGCCATCAAATACTGGTGCCTGGACCAATCAGCAG GTCCCCGCATCTCAGCTAGGTCCAGGACGAGGTGGCGCCTGCTGCAGACCCTGATCAACAACCCCAGACTCATCATGCTCAGAAAATCAAAATCAGGACATGGTTCCCAGGAGTTTACCCAGATTCTGTTGACGTGCTCAGAGAGCTAA